A region from the Pseudomonas promysalinigenes genome encodes:
- a CDS encoding efflux RND transporter periplasmic adaptor subunit, giving the protein MKKPLLTLGRVVLTLLVVTFAAVLVWQMVVYYMFAPWTRDGHIRADVIQIAPDVSGLIQKVEVRDNQTVKRGDVLFTIDQDRFTLALRQAKATLGERQETLAQASREAQRNRKLGNLVAAEQLEESQSREARARSAVSEAQVAVDTAQLNLDRSVVRSPVDGYLNDRAPRDHEFVSAGRPVLSVVDSASYHVDGYFEETKLGKIHVGDAVDIRVMGDNTRLRGHVQSFAAGIEDRDRSSGSNLLPNVNPAFSWVRLAQRIPVRIAFDQVPQDFRMIAGRTATVSILEGERP; this is encoded by the coding sequence ATGAAAAAACCTTTATTGACCTTGGGCCGTGTGGTCCTGACTTTGCTGGTAGTGACTTTCGCCGCAGTGCTCGTGTGGCAGATGGTGGTGTACTACATGTTCGCCCCTTGGACCCGTGACGGCCACATCCGCGCTGATGTGATCCAGATCGCCCCGGATGTGTCCGGGCTGATCCAGAAGGTCGAGGTACGCGACAACCAGACCGTCAAGCGCGGCGACGTGCTGTTCACCATCGACCAGGACCGCTTCACGCTGGCATTGCGTCAAGCCAAGGCGACCCTTGGCGAACGCCAAGAAACGCTGGCACAGGCCTCCCGCGAAGCGCAGCGTAATCGCAAACTGGGCAACCTGGTGGCAGCCGAGCAGCTGGAAGAAAGCCAGTCCCGTGAAGCCCGCGCACGCTCAGCGGTCAGCGAAGCCCAGGTGGCGGTGGACACCGCACAGCTCAACCTGGACCGCTCGGTAGTGCGTAGCCCGGTAGATGGCTACCTGAACGACCGTGCTCCGCGCGACCATGAATTCGTCAGCGCCGGGCGCCCAGTGCTGTCAGTAGTCGATAGCGCTTCGTACCACGTCGATGGTTATTTCGAAGAGACCAAGCTCGGTAAAATCCACGTTGGCGACGCTGTGGACATCCGTGTGATGGGGGACAACACGCGTTTGCGTGGCCACGTGCAGAGCTTTGCTGCCGGTATCGAAGACCGTGATCGCAGCAGTGGCAGCAATCTGTTGCCCAACGTCAACCCGGCGTTCAGCTGGGTGCGCCTGGCCCAGCGCATTCCTGTGCGTATCGCTTTCGACCAAGTGCCGCAAGACTTCCGCATGATCGCCGGGCGCACCGCCACGGTATCGATTCTTGAGGGCGAGCGCCCATGA